Genomic DNA from Pseudomonas fitomaticsae:
TATTCGTACTGGCCGAGAAGCCGTTCCATCCGCGCCTCGAGGCGACGTTTGATTTCGGTTTCGATGTGCGGCGCGAAATCGTCGATCACGTCCTGCATGATCAGTTGTGCGGCGGCGCGCAGTTCGCTGTTCAGGTGCAGCAGGGCGTCGGGGCCTTTATCCACAGGCGCAGCGGCAGGTTGCGGGGCTGGCGTCGGCGCGGGTGCAGCCTCGACGGCTTGCGGTGTGTTGTCGACCGAATCGAACAACATCGGAATCTGTTCCTGTTCGCCATCATCGACCGTGTCGGTCAACAGCGGCGGTTGCAGGTTGTCATCGCCGAGCAGCTGGCGGATCGACTCGAGGTCATCCAGCAGGTGCGCGGGTTTTTGCAGCGGTTTTGGAGTGTCCATCGGCGTACTCAGAGTCGCTGTAAACGGTGGTCTTGCAGAGGATAGCCCTGTTCGCGGTAGAAACGGAAACTCTCCCGCGCCGCAGTGCGGATCGCCGGATCTTCCACCACAACCTCCGCCACCCGGGCGAATTGGTTGGCGAAAACCGGGACTTTCAGGTCGAGGTTGACCAGCAGGTCCGTGTGTTGGCCACAGTCCTCGCCCAGTCCCAACACGATCGAGCCTTCCGGTTCGCTTTCAGCCGGGCCGTGAGGCACGAAGGTTTCGCCCTTGAACGCCCACAATCGCGCATCGAGGTCATCACGCTGGGCGGCATCGCTGCAATGCAGGTAGATGCGATGGCCCATGCGCCAGGCCTTATCGGTGAGCTTGCAGGCAAAATCCAGGCGCGCCGAAGGATCGGCGCTGGGCAGGATATAAAAGTCGACTTTGGTCATTGCGGTTCCTGAGCTGCAAGCAGCGCCCCTCAAGAGAGGCGCCGCTCGCAGTCATCGGTTTCAGGCTTTGGCGCGGTCCAGCAGGTACTGGGTCAGCAGCGGAACCGGACGGCCGGTGGCGCCCTTGTCCTTGCCGCCGCTGGTCCAGGCGGTGCCTGCGATGTCCAGGTGCGCCCAGTTCAGGTTCTTGGTGAAGCGCGACAGGAAGCACGCGGCGGTGATGGTGCCGGCCTTCGGCCCGCCGATGTTGGCGATGTCGGCGAACGGGCTGTCCAGTTGCTCCTGGTATTCATCGAACAGCGGCAGTTGCCAGGCGCGGTCGTCGGCAGCCTTGCCGGCGCTCAGCAGTTGCTCGATCAGCTCGTCGTTGTTGCCCAGCAGGCCCGACGTGTGGGCGCCCAGAGCAACGACGCAGGCACCGGTCAGGGTGGCGATGTCGATGACTGCCTGCGGCTTGAAGCGCTCGGAGTAGGTCAGGGCGTCGCACAGCACCAGACGGCCTTCGGCGTCGGTGTTGAGGATTTCCACGGTCTGGCCGCTCATGGTGGTGACGATGTCGCCCGGACGCGAGGCGTTGCCGCTCGGCATGTTCTCGGCGCAAGCCAGGATGCACACCAGGTTGATCGGCAGTTTCAGTTCCAGCACGGCGCGCAGGGTACCGAACACGCTGGCGGCACCGCCCATGTCGTACTTCATCTCGTCCATGCCGGCGCCCGGCTTCAGGCTGATGCCGCCAGTGTCGAAGGTGATGCCTTTGCCGACCAGTGCGTACGGCTTCTCGGATTTCTTGCCGCCGTTGTATTGCATGACGATCAGGCGCGGCGGCTGGGCGCTGCCCTGGCCGACGGCGTAGAACGAACCCATGCCCAGCGACTTGATCTTCTTCTCGTCGAGGACTTCGACTTTCAGATCCTTGAACTCTTTGCCGAGGTTCTTGGCTTGCTCGCCCAGGAAGGTCGGGTGGCAGATGTTCGGTGGCAGGTTGCCCAGGTTGCGGGTGAACGCCATGCCGTTGGCGATCGCGGTGGCGTGGTTAACGGCGCGTTGCACTTCGGCCTGAGCGGCCTTGATGGTCAGCAGGGTGATTTTCTTCAGGGCGCGCGGTTCGGCTTTCTGGCTCTTGAACTGGTCGAAGGTGTATTCGCCGTCGACCAGGGTTTCGGCCAGCAGACGGGTCTTGCCGTAGCTGTCGCGGTTTTTGACGATGACTTCATCGAGCGCCAGCACGGCGTCGCTGCCGCCCAGGCCTTTAAGCGTGTTGAGGATGCCGGCGACGATCTTGCGGAACGGACGGTCGCCCAGTTCTTCATCCTTGCCCACGCCGACCAGCAGCACGCGTTCGGCTTTCAGGTTCGGCAGGCTGTGCAGCAACAGGCTCTGGCCGACCTTGCCGGCCAGGTCGCCACGCTTGAGCACGGCGCTGATGGCGCCGCCGCTCAGTTCGTCGACCTGCCTGGCGGCAACACCGAGTTTGCGGCCTTCGCCGACGGCAACCACCAGGGTGGCGGTTTTCAACGTTTCTGGGCTAACGCTTTTTACAACCAGTTCCATGTCCGGATCCCTGAATGAATGGTCAACACGCAGGCGTTCGACGTGTCCGCCGTCGCCTGCTTATAGAGAGAAGAGGCGCAGGCCAGTGCCTGCGACAGAGGCGGCAGTTTGAACCTCGCTCACCGCGCCTGACAACCCTCGGCTGTACGATCTTCAACGGAATGCACGCTTGCGTGAGTGTGCGCAGTGACAGGCGCCCTCAATCACAGGATAATGCCGCATCTTTTTTCGACGGCTCTGCCTTGCGGGCCCGTCGATACGTTTGCTTGTTTGGCCGCCTTAGCCTGACAACCCTGGAGTGTCTGGTTTGATCGTCTTCCGTTATCTGTCCCGCGAAGTCCTGTTGACCCTGAGTGCGGTGAGCGCCGTGCTGCTGGTCATCATCATGAGCGGTCGCTTCATCAAATACCTTGCCCAGGCCGCCGCGGGCCAGCTCGATCCGGGATCGCTGTTCCTGATCATGGGCTTCCGTCTGCCGGGCTTCCTGCAACTGATCCTGCCGCTGGGCCTGTTTCTCGGGATCCTGCTGGCGTACGGCCGGTTGTACCTGGAAAGCGAGATGACCGTGCTGTCTGCCACCGGCATGAGTCAGCAGCGTCTGTTTCGCATGACCCTGTTCCCGGCCACCCTGGTGGCACTGGTGGTGGCGTGGCTGAGCCTGAGCCTGGCCCCGCAAGGCGCCAACCAGTTCCAATTGCTGCTTAACAAGCAGGACGCCCTGACCGAATTCGACACCCTCGAACCTGGCCGTTTCCAGGCCCTGCGCGACGGTACACGGGTGACCTACACAGAAACCCTGAGCGATGACCGGGTCAACCTCGGCAGCGTATTCATCTCGCAGAAGAACCTCGGCGCGAACCAGAAAGATCGCGGGATTTCCGTGCTGGTGGCGGAAAAGGGCCGTCAGGAAGTGCGTCCCGACGGCAACCGCTACCTGATCCTCGACAACGGCTACCGCTACGACGGCAGCCCGGGTCAGGCCAACTACCGCGCCATCCACTACGAAACCTACGGCGTGCTGCTGCCCAAGCCGGATGTCAGTGAGGAAGTCACCGACCGTGACGCCATGCCGACCTCGTCCCTGCTGGGTAGCGACGACATTCGCTCGAAAACCGAACTGCAATGGCGCCTGTCGCTGCCGTTGCTGGTGTTCATCGTGACCCTGATGGCGGTGCCGCTGTCGCGGGTCAACCCGCGTCAGGGGCGTTTCCTCAAGCTGCTGCCGGCGATTCTTCTTTATATGGCTTACCTGACCATCCTGATTGCCGCCCGCGGCGCCCTCGAGAAAGGCAAGATTCCACCGGCGCTTGGCTTGTGGTGGGTGCACGCGATCTTCCTGGTCATCGGTCTCGGCCTGCTGTACTGGGAGCCTCTGCGCCTGAAGCTGGCCAGTCGTCGCAGCGCAGCGCTGGAGGTGGCCCGTGGTTAAACTCGACCGCTACATCGGCAGCAGCGTGTTCATGGCGATCATCGCAGTGCTGGCGATCATTCTCGGCCTGGCCACGTTGTTTGCTTTCATCGACGAGATGGGTGACGTCAGTGACACCTACACTCTGGTCGATGTTCTGAGCTTCGTGCTGCTGACCGCACCGCGCCGCATGTACGACATGCTGCCGATGGCGGCGCTGATCGGCTGCCTGATCGGCCTCGGCAGTCTGGCGAGCAGCAGCGAGCTGACCGTTATGCGCGCTGCCGGTGTGTCCATCGGGCGCATCGTCTGGGCGGTGATGAAGCCGATGCTGGTACTGATGCTGGCCGGCGTGCTGATCGGCGAGTACGTGGCGCCGGCCACCGAAAGCATGGCCCAGGCCAATCGTTCGCTGGCGCAAGGCAGCGGCGACGCGCAGAGCGCCAAGCACGGCATGTGGCACCGTCAGGGCGAGGAGTTCATTCACATCAACTCCGTGCAACCCAACGGTCGCCTGTACGGCGTGACCCGCTATC
This window encodes:
- the lptF gene encoding LPS export ABC transporter permease LptF, which gives rise to MIVFRYLSREVLLTLSAVSAVLLVIIMSGRFIKYLAQAAAGQLDPGSLFLIMGFRLPGFLQLILPLGLFLGILLAYGRLYLESEMTVLSATGMSQQRLFRMTLFPATLVALVVAWLSLSLAPQGANQFQLLLNKQDALTEFDTLEPGRFQALRDGTRVTYTETLSDDRVNLGSVFISQKNLGANQKDRGISVLVAEKGRQEVRPDGNRYLILDNGYRYDGSPGQANYRAIHYETYGVLLPKPDVSEEVTDRDAMPTSSLLGSDDIRSKTELQWRLSLPLLVFIVTLMAVPLSRVNPRQGRFLKLLPAILLYMAYLTILIAARGALEKGKIPPALGLWWVHAIFLVIGLGLLYWEPLRLKLASRRSAALEVARG
- a CDS encoding DNA polymerase III subunit chi, with the translated sequence MTKVDFYILPSADPSARLDFACKLTDKAWRMGHRIYLHCSDAAQRDDLDARLWAFKGETFVPHGPAESEPEGSIVLGLGEDCGQHTDLLVNLDLKVPVFANQFARVAEVVVEDPAIRTAARESFRFYREQGYPLQDHRLQRL
- a CDS encoding leucyl aminopeptidase; this translates as MELVVKSVSPETLKTATLVVAVGEGRKLGVAARQVDELSGGAISAVLKRGDLAGKVGQSLLLHSLPNLKAERVLLVGVGKDEELGDRPFRKIVAGILNTLKGLGGSDAVLALDEVIVKNRDSYGKTRLLAETLVDGEYTFDQFKSQKAEPRALKKITLLTIKAAQAEVQRAVNHATAIANGMAFTRNLGNLPPNICHPTFLGEQAKNLGKEFKDLKVEVLDEKKIKSLGMGSFYAVGQGSAQPPRLIVMQYNGGKKSEKPYALVGKGITFDTGGISLKPGAGMDEMKYDMGGAASVFGTLRAVLELKLPINLVCILACAENMPSGNASRPGDIVTTMSGQTVEILNTDAEGRLVLCDALTYSERFKPQAVIDIATLTGACVVALGAHTSGLLGNNDELIEQLLSAGKAADDRAWQLPLFDEYQEQLDSPFADIANIGGPKAGTITAACFLSRFTKNLNWAHLDIAGTAWTSGGKDKGATGRPVPLLTQYLLDRAKA
- a CDS encoding DNA polymerase III subunit chi: MDTPKPLQKPAHLLDDLESIRQLLGDDNLQPPLLTDTVDDGEQEQIPMLFDSVDNTPQAVEAAPAPTPAPQPAAAPVDKGPDALLHLNSELRAAAQLIMQDVIDDFAPHIETEIKRRLEARMERLLGQYE